In one Echinicola marina genomic region, the following are encoded:
- the porW gene encoding type IX secretion system periplasmic lipoprotein PorW/SprE, which yields MIIAIGCSSQKDTFTNRLYHNVTAHFNAYFLAKEKINEAEKKFTEAYQEDYSQVLPVFLPIDSTTVDQNEETLEEARELAAKAIDWHRISNWVDDSYYLIGLIDYYEAQTDDAINTFKYLNVESKNNEVRHRALVQLLRIFIDQRKFDNAAYVIDFLSKEEEISKENKRLLYKTLAYYYEVRNEKDGLIAALEKTLEHTSDSKESSRLYFTLAQLYQRAGFDAQAYSYYQNAKDGNPPYERAFFAQLYSQQVAELEKSKDFKKVRAYYDELYKNRKNIDLRDVVLYEKALFELKQNQTAEAIRLLHKAAQEQGKNNKQKGYIYQKLAEVYFDQKEDYQSSKYYLDSALQYFKPTDNSYNALLNKKEVLDNFTFNYEIIQKNDSLIALSRLSPAQQEQIADKYLEREEARLLAEAEKKADKKSASIFNNLLAFGGNTSVASFYFDNPTAIQQGEIEFFRSWGNRALADDWRRKSSGYQAGAGIGNTETSTDTVETKDISAQISSSLPSKESLLANIPKDENAIALLNDELENAYFELGKVLFFDLSRPDMAREYLHDLIQKYPDSDKMPEAYYTLYLIEQETGGNADYYANKLNKEFPSSPFTKSVNNPVDKSSGTIANKNASANYSKAYDLYLSSDYMQSRQIIRSTLDNYPLTPVTDKLLLLDIMVTGKMDDREIYQKRLEQYISTTKSDDLEKMARNMLIALTGETETEQTANKDKLATTDSLANQDPKPEATTNTDSLKKETIYKLNPDQTHIFILAVAPEQIDKSKNLTAEMENFHNKNYPNSRLRTGSLAFTREYAIVLVSPFSNAAKALDYRNKFLAEFNSQALSEEIKKSSFVISLENFQQLNKRKDIAEYEAFYKASYQ from the coding sequence TCGCCATTGGGTGCTCCTCTCAAAAAGACACTTTTACCAATCGCTTATACCATAACGTAACGGCTCATTTCAACGCCTATTTTCTTGCAAAGGAAAAAATTAATGAAGCTGAAAAAAAATTCACCGAAGCTTACCAAGAAGATTATAGCCAAGTACTGCCTGTATTCTTGCCCATTGATAGTACTACAGTGGATCAAAATGAAGAAACTTTAGAAGAGGCCCGTGAATTGGCCGCCAAGGCTATCGATTGGCACCGGATCAGTAACTGGGTGGATGACAGCTATTATCTCATTGGATTGATAGATTATTACGAGGCCCAAACCGACGATGCCATAAATACCTTCAAATACCTTAACGTAGAGAGCAAAAACAATGAAGTCAGACATAGGGCCCTCGTTCAGTTGTTGAGAATCTTTATAGATCAACGAAAATTTGATAATGCAGCATATGTCATTGATTTCCTTTCCAAGGAAGAAGAAATTAGTAAAGAGAACAAAAGGCTCCTTTACAAAACCTTGGCCTATTATTATGAGGTAAGAAACGAAAAGGACGGCTTGATCGCTGCCTTGGAAAAGACATTGGAACACACCTCGGATTCCAAAGAATCCTCTAGACTGTATTTCACTTTGGCACAGTTATACCAAAGAGCAGGCTTCGATGCACAAGCTTATTCCTATTATCAAAATGCCAAGGATGGCAATCCACCCTATGAAAGGGCATTTTTCGCCCAATTGTACTCTCAGCAAGTTGCGGAATTAGAAAAAAGTAAGGATTTCAAAAAAGTACGTGCCTATTATGATGAACTGTACAAAAACAGAAAAAACATTGACCTAAGAGATGTAGTGCTTTATGAAAAAGCCCTGTTTGAGCTAAAGCAAAATCAAACAGCTGAAGCTATCCGGCTCCTACACAAAGCAGCACAAGAACAGGGAAAAAACAATAAACAAAAAGGCTATATCTATCAGAAATTAGCTGAAGTATATTTCGATCAAAAAGAAGATTACCAATCCTCCAAATACTATCTAGACAGTGCTTTACAATATTTCAAACCGACAGACAACAGCTATAATGCCCTGCTAAACAAAAAAGAAGTCCTGGATAATTTCACCTTCAACTATGAAATCATCCAAAAAAACGACAGCTTAATTGCCTTAAGTCGCTTAAGCCCTGCACAGCAAGAACAAATCGCAGACAAATACCTCGAAAGAGAAGAAGCCAGGCTTTTGGCTGAAGCTGAGAAAAAAGCCGACAAAAAAAGTGCAAGTATTTTCAATAATCTCTTGGCTTTCGGAGGAAATACATCTGTAGCTTCGTTTTATTTTGACAATCCTACCGCAATACAGCAAGGGGAAATTGAGTTTTTCAGAAGCTGGGGAAATAGAGCCCTTGCTGATGACTGGAGAAGAAAGTCCAGTGGTTATCAGGCTGGCGCTGGAATCGGCAATACCGAAACAAGCACTGATACTGTGGAGACCAAAGACATAAGTGCCCAAATCAGTTCTTCACTCCCATCCAAAGAAAGCCTACTGGCCAATATTCCAAAAGACGAAAATGCCATTGCGCTACTTAATGATGAATTGGAAAATGCCTATTTTGAACTAGGAAAAGTATTGTTTTTCGATTTGTCAAGGCCGGATATGGCAAGGGAATACTTGCATGACCTTATTCAAAAATATCCAGATTCGGATAAGATGCCAGAAGCATATTACACTTTATACTTAATAGAGCAAGAGACGGGGGGCAATGCAGATTACTATGCCAATAAATTAAACAAGGAATTTCCATCATCTCCTTTTACCAAGTCTGTCAACAACCCTGTGGATAAGTCTTCAGGCACCATTGCCAACAAAAATGCTTCAGCAAATTATAGCAAAGCTTATGATCTCTATCTATCAAGTGACTATATGCAGTCGAGGCAAATTATCCGCAGCACCCTGGACAATTATCCTCTAACCCCGGTAACAGACAAACTATTACTGCTTGACATCATGGTCACAGGAAAAATGGATGATCGGGAAATCTACCAAAAAAGATTAGAGCAATACATAAGCACTACCAAAAGTGATGATTTGGAAAAAATGGCAAGGAATATGCTTATAGCCTTGACAGGCGAAACAGAAACTGAACAGACAGCCAACAAAGACAAATTGGCCACTACAGATTCACTAGCCAATCAAGATCCAAAACCAGAAGCAACAACGAATACAGATAGTCTCAAAAAAGAAACTATTTATAAACTAAACCCTGACCAAACGCATATATTTATCTTGGCAGTAGCTCCAGAGCAAATCGATAAATCAAAAAATCTAACTGCCGAAATGGAAAATTTTCATAACAAGAACTACCCCAATTCAAGATTGAGGACGGGCAGTTTAGCATTTACAAGGGAATATGCTATTGTTTTGGTAAGTCCTTTTTCCAACGCAGCCAAGGCATTGGATTATAGAAATAAGTTCTTAGCAGAATTTAATTCACAAGCTTTATCAGAGGAAATAAAAAAGAGTAGTTTTGTAATTTCATTAGAAAACTTTCAACAGTTAAACAAAAGGAAAGACATCGCGGAATATGAAGCTTTTTACAAAGCTTCTTATCAATAA
- a CDS encoding penicillin-binding protein 1A: MSKKKQTTKSSSFAGKIVKSLWIIFFVGLLSLVIFIWSVSVNFLGLYGDLPDFKTLENPDSELASELYSADGVLLGKYYRENRSPVKYNELSPNLIQALMATEDIRFEDHSGIDLKGLARVFFKTILLGQSSAGGGSTLSQQTAKNLFKTRGAESQGSLSSIPGLRMLIIKTKEWIVATQLEKAYTKDEIITMYLNTSEFGSNAFGIKTAAKTFFNKAPKDLAVQESAVLVGLFKAPTYYSPVYNPDNSLRRRNTVLNQMRKYDYISNAEYDSISSLPLELDYNVESHNRGLATYFREIVKADLIKWTNENLKVDGKPYDLYGDGLRIYTTIDSRMQKYAEESVDEHMRELQAKFKQELRGREPWIDSNGKVIPNFLETMIKRTEAYRVLANKYGAGSDSIDIKLNEKKKMKVFSWEKGEIDTLMSSMDSLRYYKTFLQTGFVSMDPHTGHIKAWVGGLNHKYFKYDHVREGKRQPGSTFKPFVYAAAIENGYSPCYTVVDQPVEINIPGQPAWIPSNADGKFSYEKMTIRQAMARSINSITAYMMKQISPEVVVETAHRLGVTSELDPVPALALGTSDVSILEMVGAMGTFANKGEHIRPYYIDRIEDKNGNVLHQFPARKKPAMSEEHAYLMLHMLMGGFEETGGTSQGIPMSLRTDNELGGKTGTTQNASDGWYIGLSKDLVSGVWVGGDDRAVHFRSWISGQGARTARPIWVKYMTKVYNDPSLGITKGPFQKPERPLSVELNCNEYNLKTDDYSDFDYDRSSNDF; the protein is encoded by the coding sequence ATGAGTAAAAAGAAACAAACCACGAAAAGTAGCAGTTTTGCAGGTAAGATAGTGAAGTCACTTTGGATTATTTTTTTTGTAGGACTCTTGAGTCTTGTAATATTTATATGGTCAGTAAGTGTTAATTTTTTGGGATTATATGGGGACCTTCCTGATTTTAAAACACTAGAAAATCCCGATAGCGAACTAGCATCCGAGTTATATTCAGCAGATGGAGTATTGCTAGGGAAGTACTACAGAGAAAATCGCTCTCCTGTAAAATACAATGAGCTTTCGCCCAATTTGATCCAAGCATTGATGGCTACGGAAGACATTCGTTTTGAAGATCACTCAGGTATTGATTTAAAAGGATTGGCCAGGGTATTTTTCAAGACCATCTTACTTGGACAAAGTAGCGCAGGTGGAGGAAGTACACTCAGCCAGCAAACAGCCAAAAACCTATTCAAAACCAGGGGAGCAGAATCTCAAGGGTCACTCAGCAGCATACCCGGTCTCCGCATGCTCATTATAAAAACCAAAGAATGGATAGTAGCGACCCAACTGGAAAAAGCTTACACTAAGGATGAAATCATTACTATGTACCTGAACACTTCAGAGTTTGGAAGTAATGCCTTTGGCATCAAAACTGCAGCCAAGACTTTCTTTAACAAAGCTCCAAAAGATCTTGCTGTTCAAGAATCCGCGGTTTTGGTAGGACTCTTCAAGGCCCCTACTTATTATAGCCCGGTTTATAATCCTGACAACTCTCTTAGGAGAAGAAACACGGTGCTCAACCAAATGAGAAAATATGATTACATCAGTAATGCAGAATATGATTCTATTTCTTCCTTACCTCTTGAACTGGACTATAATGTAGAAAGTCACAACCGTGGTCTGGCCACTTATTTCAGAGAAATTGTTAAAGCCGACCTGATCAAATGGACTAATGAAAACTTAAAGGTAGACGGTAAACCATACGACCTGTATGGAGATGGATTAAGGATTTACACTACCATTGATAGCCGTATGCAAAAATATGCAGAAGAATCAGTGGATGAGCATATGAGGGAACTTCAGGCCAAATTTAAGCAAGAACTTAGAGGAAGAGAACCATGGATTGACAGTAATGGCAAGGTGATCCCTAACTTCCTAGAAACCATGATCAAAAGGACCGAAGCATATCGGGTATTAGCCAATAAATATGGGGCAGGTTCCGATTCAATTGACATAAAGCTCAATGAAAAGAAAAAAATGAAAGTCTTTTCATGGGAGAAAGGTGAAATCGATACCCTTATGAGCTCCATGGATTCCCTAAGATATTACAAGACCTTTCTTCAAACTGGTTTTGTCTCCATGGACCCCCACACTGGACACATCAAAGCTTGGGTGGGTGGTTTAAATCACAAGTACTTTAAATATGATCATGTTAGAGAAGGAAAAAGACAGCCTGGCTCCACCTTTAAGCCTTTTGTTTATGCTGCAGCCATTGAAAACGGCTATAGCCCTTGCTATACCGTAGTCGATCAGCCTGTAGAAATCAATATCCCCGGCCAACCAGCTTGGATACCTAGCAATGCGGATGGAAAATTCTCTTATGAAAAAATGACTATTAGGCAGGCCATGGCAAGGTCTATCAACTCCATCACTGCTTATATGATGAAACAAATAAGTCCTGAGGTAGTAGTAGAAACAGCACATCGATTGGGTGTCACCAGTGAACTGGATCCTGTACCGGCATTGGCGCTAGGAACCAGTGATGTTTCTATATTAGAGATGGTAGGAGCCATGGGTACTTTTGCCAATAAAGGAGAACACATTAGGCCCTATTATATCGACAGGATTGAAGACAAGAATGGCAATGTTTTACACCAATTCCCAGCTAGGAAAAAACCAGCTATGAGCGAAGAGCATGCCTATCTGATGCTACATATGCTTATGGGAGGCTTTGAGGAAACAGGTGGTACTAGCCAAGGCATTCCGATGAGTCTAAGAACAGACAATGAATTAGGAGGAAAGACGGGGACTACACAAAATGCATCAGATGGCTGGTATATTGGACTCAGCAAAGACCTGGTTAGTGGTGTTTGGGTTGGAGGTGATGATCGTGCTGTACACTTTAGAAGTTGGATTAGTGGTCAAGGGGCCAGAACAGCCCGCCCTATCTGGGTCAAATACATGACAAAGGTTTATAACGACCCCAGCTTAGGAATCACCAAAGGTCCATTCCAAAAACCTGAAAGACCGTTAAGTGTTGAGCTGAACTGTAACGAATACAATCTTAAAACAGATGACTATTCAGACTTTGATTACGATAGAAGCAGCAATGATTTTTAA
- the uvrC gene encoding excinuclease ABC subunit UvrC: MQTPSYNRDEYLKLPDSPGVYKYFNDEGTLIYVGKAKSLKKRVSSYFVKSAGLNLKTKRMVREINKIEFTMVNSEFDALLLENNLIKKSQPKYNILLKDDKTYPYLLLTNEHFPQIYPTRKIIPSKGTYYGPFASVKAMNNVLELIRSLFTIRTCKLDLNPYKIAEQNYKVCLEYHIGNCLGPCEALQSEKDYMKDIDHAKNILKGNLGIPRAFFKAKMQEAAENLQFERAQRFKDKLELLEKYQAKSLVANPQITSLDVFTVVSDEKFAFVNYLKIKNGAIHITKTVELKKKLDETDLELLLTALFRLRDQFQSDSKEIISNIPLEEPIEGLHLVVPKIGDKRKLIELSLKNAMYYKKEKALLSGKAKEKKNRVLIQLQKDLSLKDIPEHIECFDNSNIQGAYPVASMVCFINGQPAKKEYRHFHVKTVVGPDDFASMTEIVGRRYKRFLNENRSLPNLIVIDGGKGQLSAAVEAMKAIGIYGQVPVVGIAKRLEEIYFPEDSYPLHIDKKSESLRLIQRIRDEAHRFAITFHRDIRSKDAFKTALDEIDGIGPQTSNKLLKHFKSIKNIKEAKEEEIIELIGKDKGNKIIAFIKK; encoded by the coding sequence ATGCAAACACCATCATACAATCGTGATGAATATCTGAAACTTCCCGATTCACCCGGAGTTTATAAATATTTTAATGATGAGGGGACGCTTATCTATGTGGGCAAGGCCAAAAGCTTAAAGAAAAGAGTAAGCAGCTATTTCGTAAAAAGTGCTGGTCTCAACCTCAAAACCAAAAGAATGGTCAGGGAAATCAATAAAATAGAGTTCACCATGGTGAACTCCGAATTTGATGCACTTCTTTTGGAAAACAACTTGATAAAAAAATCCCAACCCAAATACAATATCCTACTTAAGGATGACAAGACATATCCATACCTGCTATTAACCAATGAACACTTCCCCCAAATCTACCCAACTAGAAAAATAATCCCATCCAAAGGCACCTACTATGGCCCTTTTGCAAGTGTAAAAGCCATGAACAATGTCTTGGAATTAATTAGAAGCCTGTTTACAATAAGAACTTGCAAACTTGACCTCAACCCTTACAAGATCGCCGAACAAAATTACAAGGTATGCCTGGAGTACCATATTGGCAACTGTCTAGGCCCCTGTGAGGCCCTTCAGAGTGAAAAGGACTATATGAAGGATATAGACCATGCCAAGAACATCCTCAAAGGAAACTTAGGGATTCCAAGGGCCTTCTTTAAAGCAAAAATGCAAGAGGCCGCGGAAAACCTACAATTTGAAAGGGCGCAGCGATTTAAGGACAAATTGGAATTGCTGGAAAAATACCAGGCCAAATCCCTTGTAGCTAATCCCCAAATCACCAGTTTGGATGTTTTCACTGTTGTTTCGGATGAGAAGTTCGCCTTTGTAAATTACCTCAAAATTAAAAATGGCGCAATTCATATAACCAAAACCGTAGAACTCAAAAAGAAACTGGATGAAACTGATCTGGAGCTATTATTAACAGCACTCTTCCGATTAAGAGACCAATTCCAAAGCGACTCCAAAGAAATCATCAGTAATATCCCCCTTGAAGAACCAATTGAGGGACTGCACTTAGTCGTTCCAAAAATTGGCGATAAACGTAAATTAATTGAGCTTTCCCTTAAAAATGCCATGTATTACAAAAAGGAAAAGGCATTACTAAGTGGCAAGGCCAAAGAAAAAAAGAACCGTGTCCTCATCCAACTCCAGAAGGACCTGTCTCTCAAAGACATTCCCGAGCACATCGAATGTTTTGACAACTCCAATATCCAAGGAGCCTATCCCGTTGCCAGCATGGTATGCTTTATCAATGGCCAACCTGCCAAAAAAGAATATAGACATTTCCATGTTAAAACAGTGGTAGGTCCGGACGATTTTGCAAGTATGACAGAAATAGTCGGAAGACGTTATAAGCGCTTCTTAAATGAAAACAGGTCATTGCCTAACCTGATAGTAATTGATGGCGGTAAAGGCCAGCTATCAGCTGCTGTGGAAGCCATGAAAGCTATTGGCATCTACGGACAGGTCCCTGTTGTAGGAATTGCCAAAAGACTTGAGGAAATTTATTTCCCTGAGGACTCTTATCCTTTGCATATCGATAAAAAATCTGAGTCCCTTCGCTTGATCCAAAGAATAAGAGATGAAGCCCACAGATTTGCGATTACTTTCCACAGGGATATTAGAAGTAAGGATGCCTTTAAAACAGCACTAGATGAAATCGATGGCATAGGCCCTCAGACCAGCAATAAACTGCTCAAACATTTCAAGTCTATCAAAAATATCAAAGAAGCCAAGGAAGAAGAAATCATTGAATTAATTGGTAAAGACAAGGGAAATAAAATAATAGCATTTATAAAAAAATAG
- the porN gene encoding type IX secretion system ring subunit PorN/GldN: protein MKLFNKIFGSLLVLLVMASGAEVLGQGAGATSVDPSSYGDRQFEIDTVFSAHPIREDDKMYQIGVWRRIDLREKYNHPLYGTGDTKRNGIINNIFKAVVEENAIEVFADEKFTEPLSIADFQNNFWIAANGDSIFVKNLYYLDLKEDFLFDKHHSQVKFDVKYIHLVMPSETNSNAGQKTIAYIRYKDFYEYFKDHPEARWINFKNTSKDLSYSQAFDLRLFKSVVRKFSNADDALIADLVDPTHPNPELQAYLNGLKFEYDLLEFENSLWEW, encoded by the coding sequence ATGAAACTATTTAATAAAATCTTTGGATCGCTGCTGGTTCTACTTGTTATGGCAAGTGGGGCCGAAGTCCTTGGCCAAGGAGCGGGTGCAACCAGTGTTGACCCTTCCAGCTATGGAGATAGGCAGTTTGAGATAGATACGGTCTTTTCTGCCCACCCAATCAGGGAGGATGACAAAATGTATCAGATAGGTGTTTGGAGAAGGATTGATCTGAGAGAAAAATATAACCATCCTCTTTATGGTACTGGAGATACCAAGAGAAATGGTATCATCAACAATATTTTTAAGGCTGTGGTAGAGGAAAATGCTATTGAGGTGTTTGCAGATGAGAAATTTACAGAACCTCTTTCTATAGCTGATTTCCAGAATAATTTCTGGATTGCTGCCAATGGCGATAGTATTTTCGTGAAAAACCTTTATTATTTGGATCTGAAAGAGGATTTTCTTTTTGATAAGCATCATTCCCAAGTGAAATTTGATGTGAAATATATCCACTTGGTGATGCCTTCAGAGACCAATTCCAATGCAGGACAGAAAACCATTGCTTATATCAGGTATAAAGATTTCTATGAATATTTTAAGGACCATCCTGAGGCGAGATGGATAAATTTTAAGAATACTTCTAAAGATTTGTCCTATAGCCAAGCATTTGATTTGAGATTGTTTAAATCTGTGGTAAGGAAATTCTCTAATGCTGATGATGCCTTGATAGCGGATTTGGTAGATCCTACACATCCAAATCCGGAATTACAGGCCTATCTCAATGGCTTGAAGTTTGAGTATGATCTGTTGGAATTTGAAAATAGCCTTTGGGAATGGTAA